Part of the Arvicanthis niloticus isolate mArvNil1 chromosome 2, mArvNil1.pat.X, whole genome shotgun sequence genome, ttgagagaacacagaagaaaacttgAAACAGGGACGTTTTTAAACATATCTCATGAAAACTTCTCTAGAGTGACAGAAAGCTGGAAATGTTGGAGTGGGGAAGATGTGAAGGGCATGTACAAGGCATATCATCTGATATTTCAAGATATTAACATAGATCTGTGCCTTTAAGTCTCTGAGTCATACATTGGAGCATCATAGCTACTCAATAGGTTCTTTGAGTTCCAGTACAGCATCAGATATAAAACATCAGTTGATATGATTCTAGAACTAAGATGTTCATCAAATGGCTAGCAAACTATTCTATATCATTGAATAGCTTTGCTATTAATTGATGACCGATCTGACTTTTCACCTCAGTCTGTATCTCAAAATACCATTATGGATTCTTAGACTTCTCAAAGCTGATGGTTTTTTTTATCTGATAATTGTTATAATACTTCCAGGTTTCTCAAAAATACGTTGAACTGGTTTCTAAGTCACCAACCTCCATTTAACATTCTAAAAGTTtgatatttttagaaaatgtgaaTACGCTAATTAAAAACACTGGCAGCATTATGCCTTAATGACAATGCCTCCCATTCTCacattgctgttatttttttcatattgaaCAGAAGATGAAAAACACAAGGAACCAGAGCAGTGCATCTGAGTTCATCCTCCTGGGGCTCCCCATCCGACCAGGGGAGCAAGGCATGTACTTTGCCCTGTTTCTGGCTACATACCTGACAACTGTGCTGGGGAACCTGCTCATCATCCTGCTCATCAGGCTGGACTCTCACctccacacccccatgtacttcttcctcagccacTTGGCCTTCACAGACATCTCTTTCTCATCAGTcacaactccaaagatgctcatgAATATGCTGACACACAGTCAATCCATCTCATATGCTGGGTGCATTTCCCAggtgtattttttcttattttttgctgATCTCGAcagctttcttctgacctccatggcctATGACAGATATGTGGCCATCTGCCACCCCCTCCACTACACCAGGATCATGAGTCAAAGTGTCTGTTTCTTACTAGTCATTGCATCCTGGTTTTTATCTTTTGCTGGTGCCCTTGTGCACACTCTTCTTCTAGCTCGTCTCTCTTTTCTTAGAGGTAACACTCTCCACCACTTCTTTTGTGACCTGTCTGCCTTAATTAAGCTGTCTAGCTCAGATACCTCTGTCAATGAGCTGGTCATCCTCGTTGTAGGATCACTGGTCATTACTGTGCCATTCATATGCATCCTAGTTTCATATGGACGTATTGGAGCCACTATTCTGAAAACTCCCTCCATCAAGGGAATCTGCAAAGCCTTTTCCACGTGTGGCTCTCACCTCTCTGTGGTTTCTCTATACTATGGAGCTATTATTGGGCTATATTTTGTCCCCTCATCAAATGACACTAATGACAAGGATGTCATTGTGGCTGTGATGTACACTATGGTCACACCCATGCTGAATCCCTTTATTTACAGTCTGAGGAATCGGGATATGAAAGGAACACTGAGAAATACACTTGCAAGAGCAAATTTTTCCATGTAATTAGCTTTTTCTGCTGTACTAAGGGAAGTTGCAATCTCCCCATTATCTCAAGAGTTCTTTCCTCTGGGAAATGCTGTTTTTTAGTGATTTGGAGCATTGTCTGGCACACTTTACAATACATGTAGCTTTTAATTgccacttttctttctctcattttctttcttccctttttttgtCTTGATGATCCTGATAGTCTTGCACAAGTTTTCTTTGCAAACATATCaacacattttcctttttatacAGAACCCTTTTCCCAGAATTGCAATTTAATATCCTCATTAATTTCCTTGTTTTATCTTTAATGCGTTAAATCCTTTTGTAGCAAAAattgatttctcttttcttaaataTGCCAATGTTTCTTAAGGTTGGTTAATTCATGATGTTACttgtgtttaattttataatttatctatattttttaaaaaaattaattcaaactgtagctatctttttattttaaccaatttccacctatttatttttaatttcaatttacaTCAACTGGTGTATGAGTACTGCATACCTTGTATTGTTCCTTTACATGTATAGAGTTCATATGTTCAAATCATGTAGGTTATGTTTATTTCCTCATTTTACATGTTTATGGCAAAAATACTCAGAATTCTTTTTcttaacataaaaacacaaaattttctTCTCATCATACAGAATCACCATCCTACCATGTAATGAGAAGCAATTTTTCAATTGAACTATTCTTTACCCATTGACCAACTTCCCTCTGATTCTGTCCTTCTATGTCTACCTTCTGTTCCGTTCCAAACAGGTTTTAGCTGTATTAGTGTGAACTTAGCTAGTACATAACTTTTTCTCTCTAAGTGTCTGAGCCTGTTCTCATATTGAAACAAGCTTGGCTTTCTGTAGAAGGCCACAACAGAAAAACCAGGATCAAAATGGTAAAGAAAACCCCTTTTGGAGATATCTAGGTCCTGGGAAGGTGAATTCCGGTGAAACAGTAGTGAGAGATATTTCAAAATCATTCCAAAGAATGTTGTGCTTGTGCATACTCTGTGCCTCATGAAGTTCAGCCTCTTCAGATGTGAGCTGAGGAGTGGCTGGCAGATTGCCAGAAAATGTAGGCACTCTGAATTGATTCAAACATTATGAGATGTACATTAATCCAACTTTcgtgtataaattttaaaatgaaaaagataatTCTCTGCCCTTCACACAAATCCATTGATTTCTATGCTCATTTATATAATGCATCTTGAATTTTAGTCCTTGTGAAACTACATTTACTCAGGGCAATGGCATTTAACTTCATTTCTATGAGCATATTGCTGCAACACACTTATTTTTGTTAAACTATTAAATCATCTCTATCACATGGCATGGGTGAGAGGAAGACACAAAGAGACTGGTGCACAACTGCATGTCCCACCTGCAGTACAACGTATTTGGTAGAGagttgggagagaaagagaagtggaatgATTTGAGCACTATGAATAGAAGCAGAACTGAAGACACAATGGGGAGAGAAATAGCCTGATTTGAGTAGCCCACTCTGCCACTTGAGGCCATGGGTGAAATCCTGGCCCATGCTGagagccatgtctgggtccacAGTTATGCAACAGTGGGGCTTTGTGTTGATGTCTATGCCTCACTTGTATTACCACCAAAAGCCATGGGGACATCTCTGGTCTGGGCTGACACTTAGGACTATGTCAATGTCCAAAGACTGTGCAGAGGTGACCCTTCTCCTTGGTagctgcagcactcagaagaATGGGTCCTGTATCATACCTGGGTATCACAGAAGAGCTGATCCTCATGGCAGGTGGGCTGGTGAGCTGACTTCAAGAGTGGGAGTGTGGAAGGGCTGTCCCCCACCCCTTGTTTGTCATGTAGTAGTATAGTTGAGGGAAATATGCTTCCCATTGCCACCTCAAGGGATTTGTCCTTGAGGTCATAAGAGTGAAAGAGCTGTCCCTGACCCTCACAAGCTACAGCACTTAGGAAAGCAGGTCCAAACCTTATCTTGACAGCATaatagagctggctctggtgatGTGGGTGTAGGTGAGTTGGCCTGAGGAtatgagagcagaagagctggtTCAGCCTATTGCTAGTCATGACATTGGCTGAGCTAGATGGAACAGTGTTGGAGATCTTGCCCTGGTGATGTGAGTGCCAGAGAACTAGCCAACTAACCAACTCAGCAACCACCCAGGCCCATAACTAGAGCTTTTAGTGgatccaccccaacatctacacCATCTATGAACTGGTGGATCTAATCCTACAGATCTAAAGCTGCATGATCTCTATGTCATAGGGAAATGGCAGGAtgtctgagaggagtcccagtgagaatccaatattgatagtgtagcagatgCCAGAGACCTTgaatcagaccaatgactcatttcaatgaacatttgcaagtaaaaatgTGTGGACAAAGGTAAATTTTGTCACACTGTGATATGCTACAGCTTTCGCAaccagaatttttttatttttaattattttttgggttttttttggggggggaagtTGCAAAGGAGAAAGGTGGATATGAAGTGACAGGAAGATGAGTGAGATTGGGTTACATGATGggaaattcataaagaattaataaaaagttaaaatacatTGAACCACAACAGTGTACAAAGCAGTGGGTTTCATTGTGACTTTGTCTTACACACATATAGACTTGATCAAGTCAGCCTGCTCTGTCCTCCCCTTTTACCATCTTTACTCTATCTCTTTGCTCTCTTCCCTAGGAGACTGTCTTTGATTTTCAGGatatctttttctttcagttttcacatatgaaagaaaacacaatacTAGGCTTTCtgcttatatttttttcatagcaGGAAAAACTCAAATTTCATAGTTTCCCCCTGCAAATGGCACGTAATAATCTTTGTACATAGCCTGTGCAAGTTACCTTACTCTGATTATCATAATTGCTCCAAGGATGAACTCTCTTGTGTCTTCTTCAGCAAACAGTTCTACCCCAGGAGAAAGCTGAGGTAATGATGCAACCATATGATGTATATAATGATGCATGCTTAATCAGGAGCCAGGCATAGGGGAATGCCACGTCATTATGATTTGGAACATTATAACCCACATCAATTTCTCAGAGCCATGAATaaccatatatgcatatatctgtcACAGAAGGCTACATGCTGAAAACCTGTTGTTCGCAGTGGAGTATTGAGCTCCTCAAAGACTCTTCCAGTCTCACTATATTCTCTACATTTcataaagaaatggaagaagctTCCACAGCTTGTAGATCAAGGTATCTCTGCTTATCATCCAACACTCATGTCAGATTAGAAATAGAAGTTACAAGAAGTGGAATGATTGTGTAACCTTGGATGGCCAATCCTATTCATGACATACTATGATAGACAGATCCTTGTATAACTTATTTTGTTCACCTATCCAAATTTGAAAGAGTAAGGAGACATCAAATTTGTACTCAAGTAGACTCTCTCTCATTTCAAATCTAATTTTGAGATGAAAAGCTAGGGCATATAcccttttgcttttcttcaaTTTCCATCATCTTTTTGGGCATGTTTTAACAGATTTTTCACTGAATCAgtataatttcattcttctgtgcTTCAATAATTTAtacaataattataataatttcaataatttattcAATAATTTAGAAAGTGGAATCATTTTATACCTAACTTAGTATTCTATTTGGATTCCTATTGGTTCTGTTTTAATCACTACCAACATCTCCTAAAAACCTTTACTTAGAATTTTACTCTGTGCTTTTTCTGGGAGTATAATGAAGATTTTTAATGTGGCAAAAAGATCCTCATTATTCAGGCTCCCATAGCGTTCTCTAATCCATAGCTTTTCCAGTTAACTAGAACCttgaattttctttgttcttcaagTTCCTCATTCTGTGCTcttcaaacatattttaaataacattcatGAGATAAAGTTTTACATCAAAAATTgcattaaaaacacacaaaatggaGTTCCTTGTCATCTTGTTTTTTCATAACTGGAcaactttcatttttagaaattcattctgtatacatgttttatatatatatatatatatatatatatatatatatatatatatatatattagtgtgCAAGAGaatttaataactttaaaatgttacttattGACATGTAACAAACTATTAGAAACAACTCAAATATCTAGCAGATAACTATCATTTTAATTgagatatatttgtttttattattataaaaaaattaaaataaattatagtcCAACTCCATAACAGCATTACTTAAAAGACTTTTACTATGGTAGGATAAATAATATGTGAATTTTAAACATACTTCATtcaagttaaaataatttttattttatatttattttactgtaaTCTTTAGTTAACTCTTCAAATAATAGTAGATAGGATGATTATGTAATTTTCAAAAACACCACATTCAGAATGGATAATTCTTTTGAGAGTATATGGAGTCTGCATTTTAGTAGAGGCTTCACAAGTTTTCTTCCCCAAATATAAAAGAATTGTAACAGAAAGTAGGCCTAAAGCAAACAGATTTGCATGAGAAAGAAGagtaattatattttcaaattataagaAATTATTAGAATACAACAAAAATTAGTTAAGAATTATTACTTTGAAACCAAGCTTATGAATCACAGTTaagagtattttttatttgtttatgtcaGACAGATATTAAACATCAAACTTTTCTTTGGTAGATTTTTGATGTGACTGGAAAAGTAAAACAAGTCTGGATTTCTACAGACTGGAATAAGAATGATCCAGCTTGAGCTGAAGGACTATGTACAGAGGACTCTGTAAGTGTGTATTGGAAGAGGTATAAACTTCCTTTTCCATGTATCTGGTACAAGGTCCTGtaagaagggagacagaaaacTCAACTGTTGGATGAGAAAGAACTGTCTTAAAAGAAGAATTGATGGAATATCTCAGGTATGTCACCATCTTATGAGATTCCCAAGACTTGCCTTGCTATATTTACCATTCACATCAAATATCTAGATTCTGGTATTTTGGAGCTTCAAACACTTAATAGTTACTCTCATATTAAGTATATGGAAATAAAGCATATCTGAGAGGTGTTCTGGTAGTCTCAACTATAATTTAGGTCACACCTACAAGCCATGAGAATTCATCTGCTAGATTTCAATTTATTACTTACAAACTTGGCCTTATGCTCTCATTTGAAATCTAAGATTATTTTCATGGATTTTTGTTTCCTATGATCTTGAAGACATATGATGATTACTCTGGTGCTTTCTAATTTTTTGCACAAAGAAATTTGAGTTGGTTTCTAGGCAGACAAATAGTACATTTTAGTGGATGTTTTGCCACAATATCATTAACCCAACAATGTGGCAAGAACCTTGAAATATTTCTGTTAGAGAATACAAGCTGACTAGTTAAAAACATGCTATTATGATGTAATACATGTAATGTCCTCTGCTTCTTCCATATCATAATTTTTCATCTCTAGCTAAATACAGAGAATGATGAAGTCTAATCAGAGCACTGTGTCTGAGTTCATCCTCCTAGGGCTCCCCATCCAGCCAGAGGATCAAGCTCTGTACTCTGCCCTGTTCCTAGTCATGTACCTGACCACAGTCCTGGGGAACCTGCTCATCATCCTGCTCATCAGGCTGGACTCTCACctccacacccccatgtacttcttcctcagtcacttggCCTTCACAGACATCTCCTTCTCATCAGTCACAGCTCCAAAGATGCTCACGAATATGCTGACACATAGTCAGTCCATCTCATATGCTGGGTGCATTTcccaaatatattttttcttattgtttgggTGTATTGACAactttcttctgacttccatggccTATGACAGGTATGTGGCCATCTGCCACCCTCTGCATTATACCACCATCATGAGTCCGAGTCTCTGTGTTCTGCTAGTGATGGTGTCCTGGGTATTTTCCTCTACTAATAGCCTTGTACATACTCTTCTCTTTGCTCGTCTCTCTCTTTTTAGAGACAACACTGTCCACCATTTCTTCTGTGATCTCTCTGCCTTGCTGAAGCTATCCAGCTCAGACACTACTATCAATGAACTAGTCATTCTCACTTTAGCAGTGGCAGTTATCACTGTACCATTCATATGCATCCTGGTTTCTTATGGCCACATAGGGGCCACTATTCTAAGAACTCCATCTATCAAAGGTATCTGCAAAGCCTTGTCCACATGTGGTTCTCATCTCTGTGTAGTTTCTCTGTATTATGGAGCCATTATTGGGTtatatttttttccctcctccaaTAATACTAATGATAAAGATGTCATAGTGGCTGTGATGTACACTGTGGTCACACCCATGCTGAATCCCTTTATCTATAGTCTGAGGAATCAGGATATGAAAGGAGCACTGAGAAATACACTCAGCAGGAGACTGCGTTCACAGTGATGGGTGTAGTCTTCCCTCATTCTTTATCTGAGAACTTCTCAGTCTTGCACTTAATGCTATGACTTGGtgcttttcattgtgtctttagGTTGTAATTTTTCATCCTGTTTTATCTCAGCCCtg contains:
- the LOC117703788 gene encoding olfactory receptor 1J21; amino-acid sequence: MMKSNQSTVSEFILLGLPIQPEDQALYSALFLVMYLTTVLGNLLIILLIRLDSHLHTPMYFFLSHLAFTDISFSSVTAPKMLTNMLTHSQSISYAGCISQIYFFLLFGCIDNFLLTSMAYDRYVAICHPLHYTTIMSPSLCVLLVMVSWVFSSTNSLVHTLLFARLSLFRDNTVHHFFCDLSALLKLSSSDTTINELVILTLAVAVITVPFICILVSYGHIGATILRTPSIKGICKALSTCGSHLCVVSLYYGAIIGLYFFPSSNNTNDKDVIVAVMYTVVTPMLNPFIYSLRNQDMKGALRNTLSRRLRSQ
- the LOC117704057 gene encoding olfactory receptor 1J21-like, which codes for MEGPSYSLKLKKMKNTRNQSSASEFILLGLPIRPGEQGMYFALFLATYLTTVLGNLLIILLIRLDSHLHTPMYFFLSHLAFTDISFSSVTTPKMLMNMLTHSQSISYAGCISQVYFFLFFADLDSFLLTSMAYDRYVAICHPLHYTRIMSQSVCFLLVIASWFLSFAGALVHTLLLARLSFLRGNTLHHFFCDLSALIKLSSSDTSVNELVILVVGSLVITVPFICILVSYGRIGATILKTPSIKGICKAFSTCGSHLSVVSLYYGAIIGLYFVPSSNDTNDKDVIVAVMYTMVTPMLNPFIYSLRNRDMKGTLRNTLARANFSM